Proteins from a single region of Candidatus Saccharibacteria bacterium:
- a CDS encoding methylated-DNA--[protein]-cysteine S-methyltransferase — translation MGIQSDFQKRVCDLMAQVPEGQVTTYGDLAGLAGHAHASRVVGGIAHYGPTELPWHRLVNRFGGLASGFHGGREVQEQLLRAEGLTCTNFIVDNFEEHRWKPSI, via the coding sequence ATGGGTATTCAGAGCGATTTTCAAAAACGCGTCTGCGATCTTATGGCGCAAGTACCAGAAGGCCAGGTGACAACCTATGGTGACCTTGCTGGTCTAGCAGGGCATGCGCATGCATCTCGTGTCGTGGGCGGAATTGCTCATTATGGACCGACTGAACTCCCGTGGCACCGTCTTGTGAACAGATTTGGTGGGCTCGCCTCAGGTTTTCATGGTGGACGGGAGGTGCAAGAGCAGCTACTTCGTGCCGAAGGGCTAACTTGTACGAATTTTATTGTTGATAATTTTGAGGAGCATCGATGGAAGCCAAGTATCTAG
- a CDS encoding transcriptional regulator: MIDALFGSKTRVKLLHLFLNNPGKAFYVREITRLIDEQINSVRRELSNMLEVGVITSDSADNKLYYEVNQRYEYYVPFRAIFADQHMEAGVTKAGLPWSSLIEELSGIRLAVLAGVLVKGSASAVDLLLVGDAPAVKIKNVVKQIEKDEARELNYSVLSYDEFYYRLSVRDRFITEILNGKHAVLLDTDNILKMQ; the protein is encoded by the coding sequence ATGATTGACGCACTATTTGGATCAAAAACGAGGGTGAAATTGCTACATCTATTCCTGAACAATCCAGGAAAAGCATTTTATGTCCGCGAGATAACTCGACTTATCGATGAGCAGATTAACTCTGTGCGTCGTGAGCTTTCAAATATGCTCGAGGTGGGCGTGATTACAAGCGATAGCGCCGATAACAAGCTTTATTACGAGGTGAACCAACGATATGAGTACTATGTGCCATTTCGTGCAATATTTGCCGACCAGCATATGGAAGCTGGGGTGACTAAGGCTGGCTTGCCGTGGAGTTCCTTAATTGAAGAACTAAGTGGTATCCGGCTTGCGGTTTTGGCTGGTGTTCTCGTGAAGGGGTCGGCTTCGGCGGTAGATCTGCTTCTTGTAGGCGATGCACCTGCGGTTAAAATAAAGAATGTTGTAAAGCAGATTGAAAAGGATGAAGCGAGAGAGCTCAATTATAGTGTTCTGAGTTACGACGAATTCTACTACAGGCTGAGTGTCCGAGATCGCTTTATAACAGAGATACTAAATGGAAAACATGCAGTCTTGCTTGATACCGATAATATACTGAAAATGCAGTAA
- a CDS encoding threonine--tRNA ligase: MNDEQLHAMRHSLAHVTAAAVKRLWPEAKFGIGPVVENGFYYDIDLGDQKISEANFGKIEKTMRRIISESQDFERFTMPVDQAIEWAKEGGQPYKEELLNDLKRSGTTVAKDLDADELGTIAEGDAAVSEVSFYKNGDFTDLCRGPHVANTKDVGAFKLLRVAGAYWRGNEKNPQMQRLYGVAFPTQEELDNYLEMIEQAKLRDHRKLGKELDLFTSSQLIGAGLPMFTPRGTVLRDKINDLAQSYRIRNGYEKVWIPHIAKLDTYKTSGHFEKFPELLRFTSTESGDELALKPVNCPHHTQIFAARPRSYRELPVKYLETTSVFRDEKSGELGGLNRVRAITQDDSHVFCTEEQVEGVFSELIASAQEMYELLGLKLSLRLSFRDDADNYLGSPEVWESAQNSIHSLAEKFGLEYEIGIGEAAIYGPKMDFMATDALGRKTQLATVQLDYAQPERFGLEYTAEDGTKQRPIMIHCALLGSIERFLSIYIEHTAGWFPLWAAPEQVRILTINDTVLDYVAEIEQVLRDTVLMTPVRFNEIRFSRDDRNESLGKKIREATAWKIPVQLIVGPKDKETREVSVRTQSGEEKIALGDLAKYLQEI, translated from the coding sequence ATGAACGACGAACAATTACACGCAATGCGACACAGTTTGGCTCATGTTACGGCGGCAGCAGTAAAGCGCCTATGGCCAGAAGCGAAATTTGGAATTGGGCCGGTGGTAGAAAACGGCTTCTATTATGATATCGACCTCGGCGATCAAAAGATTTCTGAGGCTAACTTTGGTAAAATCGAAAAAACAATGCGCCGCATCATTAGCGAGAGTCAAGATTTTGAGCGCTTTACTATGCCTGTCGACCAGGCTATTGAGTGGGCGAAGGAAGGTGGGCAGCCATACAAAGAAGAGCTTCTCAACGACCTTAAGCGCTCCGGGACTACAGTAGCTAAAGATCTTGACGCCGATGAACTTGGAACGATCGCAGAAGGCGACGCTGCAGTTAGTGAAGTGTCATTTTATAAAAATGGTGATTTCACCGATCTTTGCCGTGGTCCACATGTTGCAAACACCAAGGACGTTGGAGCCTTCAAGCTTTTACGTGTAGCGGGTGCTTATTGGCGAGGTAATGAGAAAAATCCTCAAATGCAGCGTCTTTACGGCGTAGCTTTTCCAACGCAAGAAGAACTCGATAACTATCTTGAAATGATAGAGCAAGCGAAACTTCGCGACCACCGTAAACTTGGCAAGGAGCTCGATCTTTTTACAAGCTCTCAGCTTATCGGCGCGGGACTCCCTATGTTTACGCCTAGGGGCACGGTACTGCGTGATAAGATAAACGACCTTGCGCAGAGCTATCGTATTCGCAATGGCTATGAGAAGGTGTGGATTCCTCACATCGCGAAGCTCGATACTTATAAGACATCTGGACACTTCGAGAAATTTCCGGAGTTACTTCGCTTTACTTCGACCGAATCTGGTGATGAGTTAGCATTAAAGCCGGTCAACTGTCCACATCACACGCAGATTTTTGCCGCACGCCCACGTAGCTACCGCGAACTGCCTGTGAAATATCTTGAAACTACATCTGTTTTCCGTGATGAAAAAAGCGGAGAGCTTGGTGGATTGAACCGCGTTCGCGCAATCACGCAAGACGATTCTCATGTATTTTGTACTGAAGAGCAGGTTGAGGGGGTGTTCTCTGAGCTCATCGCTAGTGCACAGGAGATGTACGAGTTACTTGGTCTCAAGCTATCGCTTCGACTTTCGTTCCGCGACGATGCCGATAATTATCTTGGATCGCCCGAGGTGTGGGAGAGTGCGCAAAACTCAATCCACTCTCTTGCTGAAAAATTTGGCCTTGAGTACGAGATAGGTATTGGTGAGGCGGCTATTTATGGTCCAAAAATGGACTTTATGGCGACCGACGCCCTTGGGCGCAAAACGCAGCTTGCAACTGTCCAGTTAGATTACGCCCAGCCGGAGCGATTCGGTCTTGAGTACACCGCCGAGGATGGTACTAAGCAGCGTCCGATTATGATCCACTGTGCTTTGCTTGGCTCTATTGAGCGATTCCTTAGTATCTATATCGAACATACAGCAGGCTGGTTTCCATTGTGGGCCGCTCCAGAACAAGTTCGTATTCTTACTATCAATGACACAGTTCTCGACTACGTTGCCGAAATTGAACAAGTGCTTCGAGACACGGTTCTTATGACTCCGGTACGCTTTAACGAAATACGCTTTAGCAGAGACGATCGTAACGAATCGCTAGGCAAAAAAATTCGCGAGGCAACAGCCTGGAAGATACCAGTGCAGTTAATTGTAGGTCCAAAAGATAAAGAGACACGCGAAGTGAGTGTCCGTACCCAATCGGGTGAAGAAAAGATCGCGCTCGGTGATCTTGCGAAGTATCTCCAAGAGATCTAG
- the miaA gene encoding tRNA (adenosine(37)-N6)-dimethylallyltransferase MiaA has protein sequence MEAKYLDSELPLVAIVGPTASGKTALAIELAERFKGEIICADSRSIYKGLDIGTAKPTIEEQSRVPHWGLDLVEPGERYTVVDFKKYAEEKIHEIRKRGHIPFLVGGTGLYADAVLFDYQFGPPHDDTMRSDLDNMSIDELHKYCIKHNIELPENKQNKRYVIRAIEKNGVVSQRRSEPISTSIIVGIATDREILRTRIKHRAEQMFNDDVVNEAILLGKKYGWESEAMTGNIYPIIREYIAGNISLADAKEKFATSDWRLAKRQLTWMRRNSYIQWCDLSKAKEYLTEVLAKADKA, from the coding sequence ATGGAAGCCAAGTATCTAGATAGTGAGCTTCCGCTTGTCGCAATTGTTGGCCCTACGGCGAGCGGCAAGACGGCGCTCGCTATCGAGCTCGCCGAACGATTTAAGGGCGAGATAATATGCGCCGATTCGCGTAGTATCTATAAAGGGCTCGACATAGGAACCGCGAAGCCGACTATCGAAGAGCAGTCAAGGGTTCCTCATTGGGGGCTCGATTTAGTTGAGCCGGGCGAGCGGTATACTGTTGTGGATTTTAAAAAATACGCAGAAGAAAAAATACATGAGATACGCAAAAGAGGACACATACCTTTTCTTGTGGGGGGTACTGGGCTGTATGCGGATGCTGTTCTTTTCGACTACCAATTTGGTCCGCCGCACGACGACACTATGCGGAGTGATTTGGATAATATGTCGATCGATGAGCTGCATAAATATTGCATTAAACACAACATAGAACTACCCGAAAATAAACAAAACAAACGGTACGTTATTCGTGCTATCGAAAAAAATGGAGTTGTGTCACAGAGAAGGAGCGAACCCATAAGCACAAGCATTATTGTAGGAATAGCAACGGATAGGGAAATTCTACGAACACGAATTAAGCATAGGGCCGAACAAATGTTTAACGATGATGTTGTAAATGAGGCTATTTTGTTGGGCAAAAAATATGGCTGGGAAAGTGAAGCAATGACGGGGAATATCTATCCGATCATTCGCGAGTACATCGCGGGTAACATTAGTCTTGCAGACGCAAAAGAAAAGTTTGCTACGTCTGATTGGCGCCTGGCAAAGCGCCAACTTACTTGGATGCGCCGCAATTCTTATATACAATGGTGCGACCTGTCCAAGGCTAAAGAGTACCTTACAGAGGTTCTCGCTAAAGCAGATAAAGCATGA